The following proteins are co-located in the Anas platyrhynchos isolate ZD024472 breed Pekin duck chromosome 1, IASCAAS_PekinDuck_T2T, whole genome shotgun sequence genome:
- the RTCB gene encoding RNA-splicing ligase RtcB homolog, translating into MSRSYNDELQFLDKLDKNCWRIKKGFVPNMHVEGVFYVNDPLEKLMFEELRNACRGGGAGGFLPAMKQIGNVAALPGIVHRSIGLPDVHSGYGFAIGNMAAFDMNDPEAVVSPGGVGFDINCGVRLLRTNLDESDVQPVKEQLAQAMFDHIPVGVGSKGVIPMNAKDLEEALEMGVDWSLREGYAWAEDKEHCEEYGRMLQADPNKVSSRAKKRGLPQLGTLGAGNHYAEIQVVDDIYNEYAARKMGIDHKGQVCVMIHSGSRGLGHQVATDALVAMEKAMKRDKIIVNDRQLACARIASVEGQDYLKGMAAAGNYAWVNRSSMTFLTRQAFAKVFNTTPDDLDMHVIYDVSHNIAKVEQHVVDGKERTLLVHRKGSTRAFPPHHPLIAVDYQLTGQPVLIGGTMGTCSYVLTGTEQGMTETFGTTCHGAGRALSRAKSRRNLDFQDVLDKLADMGIAIRVASPKLVMEEAPESYKNVTDVVNTCHDAGISKKAIKLRPIAVIKG; encoded by the exons ATGAGCCGCAGCTACAATGACGAGCTGCAGTTCCTGGACAAGCTGGACAAGAACTGCTGGCGGATCAAGAAGGGCTTCGTGCCCAACATGCAT GTGGAGGGTGTTTTCTACGTGAACGACCCTCTGGAGAAACTGATGTTCGAGGAGCTGCGCAACGCCTGCCGCGGGGGGG gTGCGGGAGGGTTTTTGCCCGCTATGAAGCAGATCGGGAATGTGGCAGCGCTGCCGGGCATCGTTCAT AGATCGATCGGCCTGCCAGATGTCCATTCGGGCTATGGGTTTGCCATTGGCAACATGGCTGCCTTTGACATGAATGATCCTGAAGCAGTGGTTTCACCAG GTGGTGTCGGATTTGACATCAACTGTGGTGTCCGCTTACTGCGTACGAATTTGGATGAAAGTGACGTGCAGCCTGTGAAGGAGCAGCTCGCCCAAGCTATGTTTGACCATATTCCTGTTGGTGTCGGCTCCAAGGGTGTCATCCCCATGAATGCCAA GGATTTGGAAGAGGCACTAGAGATGGGTGTGGACTGGTCTCTCCGGGAAGGCTATGCCTGGGCAGAGGACAAGGAGCACTGTGAGGAGTATGGAAGAATGCTGCAGGCCGATCCCAACAAGGTCTCCtcaagagcaaagaaaaggggTCTGCCTCAG CTGGGGACCCTGGGAGCAGGAAATCATTACGCCGAGATCCAGGTGGTGGACGACATTTACAACGAATATGCTGCCCGGAAGATGGGCATCGACCACAAAGGGCAAGTGTGCGTCATGATCCACAGCGGCAGCAGGGGTTTGGGCCACCAAGTTGCCACAG ATGCATTGGTGGCTATGGAAAAAGCTATGAAACGGGACAAAATCATAGTGAATGATCGGCAACTAGCATGCGCCAGGATTGCCTCTGTAGAAGGACAGGATTACTTGAAGGGAATGGCAGCTGCTGGAAATTATGCGTGGGTCAACCGCTCTTCTATGACTTTTCTAACGAGGCAG GCCTTTGCCAAAGTCTTCAACACCACCCCAGATGACCTCGATATGCACGTTATCTATGATGTGTCTCACAACATTGCCAAAGTGGAGCAACACGTGGTGGATGGGAAGGAGCGGACTCTGCTGGTGCACAGAAAAGGGTCAACCAGAGCCTTCCCTCCTCACCATCCTCTTATTGCTGTTGATTATCAA CTGACCGGACAGCCTGTTTTGATCGGTGGGACTATGGGCACCTGTAGCTACGTTCTTACTGGCACGGAGCAAGGCATGACTGAGACCTTCGGAACTACTTGCCATGGAGCT GGTCGTGCACTGTCTCGAGCCAAATCTCGACGTAACTTGGACTTCCAGGATGTATTGGACAAGCTGGCTGACATGGGCATTGCCATCCGTGTTGCTTCTCCCAAACTGGTCATGGAAGAA